The window CACGGCGCTGTTCACGAGGACGGCGTCGCACCCCATCTCAAGCGCGGCGGCGGCCTCCGAAGGGGAACGAAGACCCGCGTCGACGATCACGGGGATCCGGGCGTCACGAAGGATGAGGCGCAGCATCTCGGCCGTCGCCAGCCCGCGCCCGCTTCCGATCGCGGATCCCAGCGGCATCAACGAAGCGCAACCCACATCCTCCAGCCGCTTGGCGAGAACCGGGTCGGCCGGCATGTAGGGCATCACCACGAACCCTTCCGCGGCGAGGGTCCTTGCGGCCTCGAACGTCTCGATCGGGTCGGGCATGAGATGGTGCGGGTTGGGGTGGATCTCGACCTTCACGAAGGGACTCCCGCTGAGTTCCCGCCCCAGGCGCGCCGCACGGACCGCCTCCGACGCGTTCCGCGCTCCGGAAGTGTTCGGCATCAGGGTGATCCCCCCCAGTCGCTGAAACGGACCGAGCATGTCATC is drawn from bacterium and contains these coding sequences:
- a CDS encoding thiazole synthase, coding for MERQGKDRDEWIVGGHRFSSRLLMGTGKFQDAETMVGAVLASGAQIVTVALRRVGRNPREDDMLGPFQRLGGITLMPNTSGARNASEAVRAARLGRELSGSPFVKVEIHPNPHHLMPDPIETFEAARTLAAEGFVVMPYMPADPVLAKRLEDVGCASLMPLGSAIGSGRGLATAEMLRLILRDARIPVIVDAGLRSPSEAAAALEMGCDAVLVNSAVAASGDPIAMAAAFAQAVEAGRSAHRAGLMPQGGGPALATSPLTAFLSVEGP